One window from the genome of Leucobacter aridicollis encodes:
- a CDS encoding LLM class flavin-dependent oxidoreductase: MRSFGFLSFGHYGPVPGSRVRTAGDMLKQTIELAEGADEIGVNGAYVRVHHFARQAASPIPLLTAMAARTSRIEVGTGVIDLRYENPLYLAEEAAALDLISDGRLALGVSRGSPETALRGYEAFGYTGSQDPRGADLARPKFDLFLRAIEGEALVEADPKMSPPGRLALEPHSPGLRERVWWGAGSTDTAINAGKMGVNLMSSTLVTEATGEPLGILQRKQIDAFREAYREAGHTGKPRVSVSRSVFPIVTEQDELYFGLRGGGPGSESQDQIGVIDGFRSTFGKTYADTPDRLIEQLKADEAVMAADTLMLTIPNQLGPEYNLHILDSFAKHVAPALGWKPNTEGRAEGDAV, translated from the coding sequence ATGAGATCATTCGGATTCCTCTCTTTCGGCCACTACGGCCCCGTCCCCGGGTCGCGCGTGCGCACCGCCGGCGACATGCTCAAGCAGACGATCGAGCTAGCCGAGGGCGCCGACGAGATCGGCGTCAACGGCGCCTACGTGCGAGTGCATCACTTCGCACGCCAGGCTGCATCACCGATCCCGCTCCTCACCGCGATGGCGGCTCGCACGAGCCGCATCGAGGTCGGCACCGGCGTCATCGACCTGCGCTACGAAAACCCGCTCTATCTTGCTGAGGAGGCCGCGGCACTCGACCTCATCTCCGACGGCAGACTCGCGCTCGGCGTGAGCCGGGGATCCCCCGAGACAGCGCTCCGTGGCTACGAGGCGTTCGGGTACACGGGCTCGCAGGATCCACGCGGGGCCGACCTCGCGCGACCGAAGTTCGACCTGTTCCTCCGCGCGATCGAGGGCGAGGCGCTTGTCGAGGCCGACCCGAAGATGTCGCCTCCTGGCAGACTCGCCCTCGAGCCCCACTCGCCGGGCCTGCGGGAGCGCGTCTGGTGGGGCGCCGGCTCGACCGACACTGCAATCAACGCAGGCAAGATGGGCGTGAACCTGATGAGCTCGACCCTTGTCACCGAGGCAACGGGCGAACCCCTCGGGATTCTGCAACGCAAGCAGATCGACGCGTTCCGTGAGGCCTACCGGGAAGCCGGCCACACCGGGAAACCGCGCGTCTCTGTGAGCCGAAGCGTGTTCCCGATCGTTACCGAGCAAGACGAACTCTATTTCGGGCTCCGTGGGGGCGGACCCGGGTCGGAGTCGCAGGACCAGATCGGTGTCATCGACGGGTTCCGCTCGACATTCGGCAAGACCTATGCCGATACGCCAGATCGGCTCATCGAGCAGCTCAAGGCAGACGAGGCCGTGATGGCAGCTGACACGCTCATGCTGACAATTCCGAACCAGCTCGGGCCCGAGTACAACCTGCACATTCTCGACTCGTTCGCGAAGCATGTTGCGCCAGCGCTCGGCTGGAAGCCGAACACCGAGGGGCGCGCGGAGGGCGACGCGGTCTAG
- a CDS encoding SUKH-4 family immunity protein: protein MSDVRTGGLGFQFYADAADVAKAAGAAQRLRRPLRVIGHLHSPEEFLVAEDAADGSVWVLAADHSAEWPLNVSRSALDACLTAFGRYLDSGSKASGPAVYSADEMRERLERFARGEVVSRAPQKPPAPHRARLKRLHRELKAADRSVFARNSWWSGVLEDAKNNLL, encoded by the coding sequence ATGAGCGACGTACGCACGGGCGGACTGGGCTTTCAGTTCTACGCAGATGCGGCCGATGTAGCCAAAGCTGCAGGTGCCGCCCAACGACTCAGGCGCCCGCTTCGCGTGATCGGGCATCTTCATAGCCCCGAAGAGTTCCTCGTTGCCGAGGATGCAGCCGATGGCTCAGTCTGGGTGCTCGCGGCCGACCACTCAGCCGAATGGCCGCTCAACGTATCCCGTTCCGCTCTCGACGCATGCCTCACAGCGTTCGGGCGCTACCTCGACTCTGGATCCAAGGCTTCCGGCCCTGCTGTCTACTCTGCCGACGAGATGCGGGAACGACTGGAGCGCTTCGCGAGAGGCGAGGTGGTCTCCCGAGCTCCGCAGAAGCCGCCGGCACCCCACCGGGCTCGGCTCAAGCGACTCCATCGCGAGCTGAAAGCGGCCGACCGGTCCGTGTTCGCCCGCAATTCCTGGTGGTCAGGCGTGTTGGAGGACGCGAAGAACAACCTGCTCTAA
- a CDS encoding GNAT family N-acetyltransferase has protein sequence MAARLTAIPPHDFPAWLSASRAEYEADLVATGSTPETAARQAAKSLASAFPDGEPSPTNAVFNIVDEADRTVGYLWVGRDNSDDPTAWWVWDIVVDPVFRGRGLGREGMRLAEEYARSQGAATLGLNVFGFNTTARGLYESLGYETTSVKMRKKLTEG, from the coding sequence ATGGCAGCCCGACTCACCGCAATCCCGCCGCACGACTTCCCGGCCTGGCTGAGCGCATCGCGGGCCGAGTACGAAGCCGACCTCGTCGCTACAGGCTCGACTCCCGAGACCGCAGCGCGGCAGGCTGCGAAGAGTCTGGCCTCCGCGTTCCCCGACGGTGAGCCCTCACCGACCAACGCCGTGTTCAACATCGTCGACGAGGCCGACAGGACGGTTGGATACCTGTGGGTGGGGCGTGACAACTCAGACGATCCGACAGCGTGGTGGGTCTGGGACATTGTTGTCGATCCAGTGTTCCGCGGTCGCGGACTCGGCCGCGAGGGCATGCGTCTGGCTGAGGAGTACGCACGTTCGCAGGGCGCTGCGACCCTCGGCCTCAACGTCTTTGGGTTTAACACGACCGCCCGGGGCCTCTACGAGTCGTTGGGCTACGAGACGACGAGCGTCAAGATGCGCAAGAAACTCACCGAAGGCTGA
- a CDS encoding GNAT family N-acetyltransferase, translating into MYTPNALQVRDYTEAERRAREAGARELTANVNITARPVFERCGFVATHTQQVARGDVTLANFRTGKVVDTRSRTA; encoded by the coding sequence ATGTACACCCCGAATGCCCTGCAGGTGCGTGACTACACCGAGGCCGAACGTCGAGCCCGCGAGGCGGGGGCGCGAGAGCTCACTGCCAATGTGAACATCACGGCGCGGCCGGTGTTCGAGCGCTGCGGCTTCGTAGCGACGCACACACAGCAGGTTGCTCGGGGCGACGTCACGCTCGCAAACTTCCGCACGGGCAAGGTAGTCGATACTAGGTCGCGCACCGCCTGA
- a CDS encoding alpha/beta fold hydrolase produces MEFNPQQHRVNLPDGRVLAGTSFGPVDGRPVLFVAGAATGKSMVFGEDALGDTGVRLITMDRPGIGSSSPTDARTIESTASDYRAFLAGVLGAGATSIPIVANSQGVIFGLALALAGGAERLLLVSPADELQHRGVHALLPAEATALSDLAETSPGEAAAILAGFSAQAMEEMVLSGSHESDREFYTSPTFLPRYRAALAEGFANAGAGYVQDTMLAMRSWGLDLERIACPVQVWFGSHDRSHSPDHGEILTARIPGATREIRDDAGGALLWTHAREVLAAALPR; encoded by the coding sequence ATGGAATTCAACCCGCAGCAGCATCGCGTCAACCTCCCCGACGGTCGGGTACTCGCGGGAACGAGTTTCGGCCCGGTCGACGGGCGGCCCGTGTTGTTCGTCGCGGGCGCCGCGACGGGCAAGTCGATGGTGTTTGGTGAGGATGCGCTCGGAGACACCGGCGTCCGGCTGATCACGATGGACCGGCCCGGCATTGGTAGTTCGTCGCCCACCGACGCACGTACGATCGAGTCGACTGCGTCCGACTACCGCGCGTTCTTGGCCGGGGTGCTTGGTGCCGGTGCCACCTCGATCCCCATCGTCGCGAACTCGCAGGGAGTAATCTTTGGGCTCGCCCTGGCGCTCGCTGGCGGCGCCGAGCGGCTCCTGCTCGTCTCTCCGGCAGACGAGCTCCAGCACCGTGGCGTCCACGCGCTCCTGCCCGCAGAAGCGACCGCACTCTCCGATCTTGCTGAAACGAGTCCTGGGGAGGCTGCCGCCATACTCGCTGGTTTCAGCGCGCAGGCGATGGAGGAAATGGTGCTTAGCGGGTCCCACGAAAGCGACAGAGAGTTCTATACCTCACCCACGTTTCTGCCGCGATACCGCGCAGCTCTCGCGGAGGGGTTCGCGAACGCAGGCGCTGGCTACGTACAAGACACAATGCTCGCGATGCGCTCTTGGGGCCTCGATCTCGAACGGATCGCATGCCCCGTGCAGGTGTGGTTTGGGAGCCACGACCGCAGCCACTCCCCCGACCACGGCGAGATCCTGACCGCGCGCATCCCAGGTGCGACGCGTGAAATTCGCGACGACGCGGGCGGAGCGCTGCTCTGGACGCACGCGCGCGAAGTGCTCGCGGCCGCGCTCCCCCGCTAG
- a CDS encoding alpha/beta fold hydrolase: MIAETRGDGIPLVAVHGFGVDHRIMLPVDEMIDTEGWRRVYIDLPWAEGATDTGAKTPKEVADAVLAEVRELAGGGPFAIIGNSFGAMVARHVAHALAPQCLGLATLAGAFELDRALRELPPREVMIHDHRILELAGAARSDFEEMAVIHTEQALRGFERYVLPGIRGAQLRVLARLNATYTDAYAPETEHHEPFTAPALHVFGRQDHVVGFADGLAAARHYPRGTFTVLDGAGHNVHIEQPEVVGALVRDWLSRAGRHKLR, from the coding sequence GTGATTGCAGAGACCCGCGGAGACGGAATACCACTGGTTGCGGTGCACGGCTTTGGGGTCGACCACCGCATCATGCTGCCTGTCGACGAGATGATCGACACCGAGGGCTGGCGGCGCGTCTACATCGACTTGCCGTGGGCCGAAGGCGCGACCGACACGGGGGCCAAGACGCCGAAGGAGGTCGCCGACGCCGTGCTCGCCGAGGTGCGCGAGCTTGCTGGCGGCGGCCCGTTTGCGATCATAGGGAACTCGTTTGGCGCGATGGTCGCCCGCCACGTCGCGCACGCACTCGCGCCACAGTGCCTGGGCCTCGCGACGCTCGCGGGCGCATTCGAACTTGATCGCGCCCTGCGCGAGCTTCCCCCGCGCGAGGTCATGATTCACGATCACAGGATCCTCGAACTCGCGGGGGCAGCCCGTTCGGACTTTGAGGAGATGGCTGTGATCCACACCGAGCAAGCCCTTCGCGGGTTCGAACGCTACGTGTTGCCTGGCATTCGCGGCGCACAACTGCGGGTGCTCGCGCGACTCAACGCGACCTACACCGACGCATACGCGCCAGAGACTGAGCACCATGAGCCGTTCACTGCGCCAGCGCTGCACGTCTTCGGTAGGCAGGACCACGTCGTCGGGTTCGCCGACGGGCTCGCCGCAGCACGTCACTACCCGCGCGGCACGTTCACTGTGCTCGACGGCGCAGGTCACAACGTGCACATCGAGCAGCCTGAGGTCGTCGGTGCGCTCGTACGCGACTGGCTGTCGCGCGCGGGCAGACACAAGCTACGCTGA